The following proteins are encoded in a genomic region of Variovorax paradoxus:
- the cueR gene encoding Cu(I)-responsive transcriptional regulator, translating into MSNSFGTVSIGEAARLSGVSARMVRHYEGLGLLPAVARTESGYRQYGDADIHTLRFIKRSRDLGFSMEEIAELVGLWHNRRRASASVKRVAQRHLGELEQRIADMQSMRNTLAHLVHCCHGDARPDCPILDDLAG; encoded by the coding sequence ATGAGCAACAGCTTCGGCACCGTCTCCATCGGCGAAGCCGCAAGGCTCTCGGGGGTTTCGGCGCGCATGGTGCGGCACTATGAAGGCCTCGGCCTCTTGCCTGCGGTGGCGCGCACCGAAAGCGGCTACCGGCAGTACGGCGACGCCGACATCCACACGCTGCGCTTCATCAAGCGCTCGCGCGATCTCGGTTTTTCGATGGAAGAAATCGCCGAGCTGGTCGGGCTGTGGCACAACCGCCGGCGTGCGAGCGCCAGCGTGAAGCGCGTGGCGCAGAGGCACCTGGGCGAACTGGAGCAGCGCATTGCCGACATGCAGTCGATGCGCAACACGCTCGCGCACCTGGTGCATTGCTGCCACGGCGACGCGCGCCCCGACTGCCCGATCCTCGACGACCTGGCCGGCTAG
- a CDS encoding YcjF family protein encodes MTPTETKAIVTLSLLAAFVDGDKHERERAEIKRIAEGLSQADGVNLPTLYQDVLMKRVSLASVAGDLQSVESKQLGYEMAVCVCDADGTQSEAERMFLADVRTSLGLDASAAQFSRQAEEIAAVPVAATVPATGAAAATAPAAVPSPDSAELDKSILNAAILNGALELLPETLSTMAIIPLQMKLVYRIGKAHGYELDSGHVKDFLATVGVGLTSQYLEQAGRKLLGGLLGKMGGGLLRGLGNQAVSSGMSFASTYALGHVAKRYYAGGRTLSAQMLKDTFAGVVQEGKGLQTQYLPAIQEKARTLDAGKVLSLVRGN; translated from the coding sequence GTGACACCTACCGAAACCAAGGCCATCGTGACGCTCAGCCTGCTGGCCGCCTTCGTCGACGGCGACAAGCACGAACGCGAACGCGCCGAGATCAAGCGCATTGCCGAAGGCCTTTCGCAGGCCGACGGCGTGAATCTGCCCACGCTCTACCAGGACGTGTTGATGAAGCGCGTCTCGCTCGCCTCGGTGGCCGGCGATCTGCAAAGCGTCGAATCGAAGCAGCTGGGCTATGAAATGGCGGTGTGCGTGTGCGATGCCGACGGCACGCAGTCGGAGGCGGAACGCATGTTTTTGGCGGACGTGCGCACCTCGCTCGGGCTCGATGCCTCGGCGGCGCAGTTTTCCCGCCAGGCGGAGGAAATTGCGGCGGTTCCAGTGGCGGCAACTGTTCCGGCCACCGGTGCGGCTGCGGCAACGGCGCCTGCCGCGGTGCCATCGCCCGACAGTGCCGAACTCGACAAGTCGATCCTCAACGCGGCCATTCTCAACGGCGCGCTCGAGCTGCTGCCTGAAACGCTCTCGACCATGGCAATCATTCCGCTGCAGATGAAACTGGTCTACCGCATCGGCAAGGCCCATGGCTACGAGCTCGACAGCGGCCACGTCAAGGATTTCCTGGCCACGGTCGGCGTGGGGCTGACGTCGCAGTACCTGGAGCAAGCCGGACGCAAGCTGCTCGGCGGCCTGCTCGGGAAGATGGGCGGCGGCCTGTTGCGCGGACTCGGCAACCAGGCGGTGAGCTCGGGCATGAGCTTTGCCTCGACCTATGCCTTGGGGCACGTGGCCAAGCGCTACTACGCCGGGGGCCGCACGCTCTCGGCGCAGATGCTGAAAGACACGTTCGCCGGCGTGGTGCAGGAGGGCAAGGGCCTGCAGACCCAGTACCTGCCGGCCATCCAGGAAAAGGCCCGCACGCTGGATGCCGGAAAAGTGCTGTCGCTGGTCCGGGGAAACTAG
- the creB gene encoding two-component system response regulator CreB has product MSFKPRILIAEDESGIADTLQYVLKSDGFTPVWCATAEEAIAQFAQEPPALAILDVGLPDLNGFELFKRLRALNQSQGGAEVPMLFLTARSDEIDRVVGLELGADDYIAKPFSPRELVARVRTILRRSARAVPGGSVATTNGVPPQIPGAAAPAAAQPPTMPFALDNERMQIRYYGRLLELSRYEYGLLRLLVQRPGRVFTRDELLQLVWDDASDSFDRTVDAHIKTLRAKLKMVAPEVEPIRTLRGTGYALNEELPLGAS; this is encoded by the coding sequence ATGAGTTTCAAACCCCGGATCCTGATCGCCGAAGACGAATCGGGCATTGCCGACACCCTGCAGTACGTCCTGAAAAGCGACGGCTTCACGCCGGTCTGGTGCGCAACGGCCGAAGAAGCCATCGCGCAGTTCGCGCAGGAGCCGCCGGCGCTGGCCATCCTGGACGTGGGCCTGCCCGACCTCAACGGCTTCGAGCTTTTCAAGCGCCTGCGCGCGCTGAACCAGTCGCAGGGGGGCGCCGAGGTGCCGATGCTGTTTCTCACCGCAAGAAGCGACGAGATCGACCGCGTGGTCGGGCTGGAACTCGGTGCCGACGACTACATCGCCAAGCCCTTTTCTCCGCGCGAACTGGTGGCGCGGGTGCGCACCATCCTCCGTCGCAGTGCCCGAGCGGTCCCTGGAGGGTCCGTGGCGACGACCAACGGGGTACCCCCTCAAATTCCGGGTGCGGCGGCTCCAGCGGCCGCACAGCCCCCCACAATGCCGTTTGCGCTTGACAACGAGCGCATGCAGATCCGCTACTACGGCCGCCTGCTCGAGCTCTCGCGCTACGAATACGGCCTTTTGCGGCTGCTGGTGCAGCGGCCGGGCCGCGTTTTCACGCGCGACGAATTGCTGCAACTGGTCTGGGACGACGCAAGCGACAGCTTCGACCGCACGGTCGACGCGCACATCAAGACTCTGCGCGCCAAGCTCAAGATGGTGGCCCCCGAGGTCGAGCCGATCCGCACGCTGCGCGGCACCGGCTATGCGCTGAACGAAGAACTGCCTCTCGGCGCGTCGTGA
- the creC gene encoding two-component system sensor histidine kinase CreC: MSRRTRIFIGILLIYTAGIAFLLYRVVSDIDPRYRESAEESLVETSQLVASLVEQDVIAGAINTARLEPLFRTVYAREFSAQIYNLHKNRVELRVYVTDRSGRVMFDSLGRHLGADYSQWSDVSRTLAGLYGARTSRDVDGDPRTSVMYVGAPIRWNNEIVGMASVGKPVQSFGQFVEDARARTLWVGVGSGLALLLLAVIVSVWLVRPFGLISDYWKWVRAQRTLSLSRMARRAVDAVRAGFSEMRDALTGRNYVADYVQTFTHEVKSPLSAIRGAAELLQEPSMPHAERERFLKNIERETQRIQEIVDRMMELTALETRHGLDRTEPVALASLIEDIAISAQPAAAKRDISVRVNIRAEASTEGDPFLLRRAISNLLDNAIDFSPEGSEVLLTLETTSKLARVTVRDRGPGIPDYAQEKVFQKFYSLARPHSQKKSTGLGLAFVKEIAALHRGRIELGNAARGGAVATLTLPLLSSHH, encoded by the coding sequence GTGAGTCGGCGCACGCGCATCTTCATCGGGATTCTGCTGATCTACACGGCGGGCATCGCGTTCCTGCTCTACCGCGTGGTGTCGGACATCGATCCGCGCTACCGCGAATCGGCCGAAGAGTCGCTGGTCGAAACCTCGCAGCTCGTGGCCAGCCTGGTCGAGCAGGACGTGATCGCCGGCGCCATCAACACCGCACGGCTCGAGCCGCTGTTCCGCACGGTCTATGCGCGCGAGTTCTCCGCGCAGATCTACAACCTGCACAAGAACCGCGTCGAACTGCGCGTGTACGTCACCGACCGCAGCGGCCGCGTGATGTTCGATTCGCTCGGCAGGCACCTGGGTGCCGACTACTCGCAGTGGAGCGACGTGAGCCGCACGCTCGCGGGTCTGTACGGCGCCCGCACGTCGCGCGACGTCGACGGCGACCCACGCACCTCGGTGATGTACGTGGGCGCGCCGATCCGCTGGAACAACGAGATCGTCGGCATGGCCAGCGTCGGCAAGCCGGTGCAGAGCTTCGGCCAGTTCGTGGAAGACGCGCGCGCCCGCACGCTGTGGGTGGGCGTGGGGTCTGGCCTGGCGCTGCTGCTGCTGGCGGTGATCGTCTCGGTCTGGCTGGTGCGGCCCTTCGGGCTGATTTCGGACTACTGGAAATGGGTGCGCGCCCAGCGCACCCTGAGCCTTTCGCGCATGGCGCGGCGCGCGGTCGATGCGGTGCGCGCCGGCTTCAGCGAAATGCGCGATGCGCTCACCGGCCGCAACTACGTGGCCGACTACGTGCAGACCTTCACGCACGAAGTGAAGAGCCCGCTGTCGGCGATTCGCGGCGCGGCCGAGCTGCTGCAGGAACCGTCGATGCCGCATGCGGAGCGTGAGCGCTTCCTGAAGAACATCGAACGCGAAACGCAGCGCATCCAGGAGATCGTCGACCGCATGATGGAACTCACCGCGCTGGAAACCCGCCACGGCCTCGACCGCACCGAGCCCGTGGCGCTGGCATCGCTGATCGAGGACATCGCCATCAGCGCGCAGCCCGCGGCGGCCAAGCGCGACATCAGCGTGCGCGTGAACATCCGCGCCGAGGCCAGCACCGAAGGCGACCCGTTCCTGCTGCGCCGCGCGATCAGCAACCTGCTCGACAACGCCATCGATTTTTCACCGGAGGGCAGCGAAGTGCTGTTGACGCTGGAAACCACCTCGAAGCTCGCGCGCGTGACCGTGCGCGACCGCGGCCCGGGGATTCCGGACTACGCGCAGGAAAAAGTCTTTCAGAAGTTCTATTCGCTGGCGCGGCCGCACAGCCAGAAGAAAAGCACCGGGCTCGGGCTGGCCTTCGTGAAGGAGATTGCCGCGCTGCACCGCGGACGCATCGAACTCGGCAATGCGGCGCGCGGCGGCGCGGTGGCCACGCTCACGCTGCCGCTTTTGTCGTCACATCACTGA